In Felis catus isolate Fca126 chromosome X unlocalized genomic scaffold, F.catus_Fca126_mat1.0 chrX_random_Un_scaffold_89, whole genome shotgun sequence, a single window of DNA contains:
- the LOC105260211 gene encoding Y-box-binding protein 3-like — MSEVGEVTRTEVTVSVPPQAAQKLLVSLGGGDLPRAPVAGNLGGDAIPKTTAAGGAKGKVPKKVIAKRVRGSVKWFNVKNGYGFISRHDTQEDVFVHQTAITRNNPHKYQRSVGDGEMVEFDVVQGERGTEAANVTGPAGAPVQGSRYAANRPRFCRGFYICRRGPPLHGPRGAEEDVDEGEASGEGFTKAQGQRRRLPGGPQDQKLQRFPPFRRAWALSRGPSILAPTSGPRPAHLPASAPASRPECAPRRGPGPSYLLSRPRARGITPGPRPSAGISEELEAEDKESGRDDGGPKQKPPPRYGSRRPNNPRHRPQQVPGAQGQVNVGGEGKTGKGPAETPVSVAVAKKNSAAEEEDTLVTDVPSATQAK; from the coding sequence ATGAGTGAGGTGGGAGAGGTCACCCGCACAGAGGTGACCGTCTCAGTACCCCCTCAAGCCGCGCAGAAACTCCTGGTTTCCTTGGGAGGTGGAGATCTTCCCCGGGCTCCAGTGGCTGGCAACCTCGGCGGAGACGCGATCCCCAAGACCACCGCGGCAGGAGGCGCCAAGGGAAAGGTGCCCAAAAAGGTCATCGCCAAGAGGGTGCGAGGCTCCGTCAAGTGGTTTAACGTGAAGAACGGGTACGGTTTCATCAGCAGGCATGATACCCAAGAAGATGTGTTCGTTCACCAGACGGCCATCACCCGGAACAACCCTCACAAGTACCAACGCAGCGTGGGCGACGGCGAGATGGTCGAGTTTGATGTGGTGCAGGGCGAGCGGGGCACCGAGGCCGCTAACGTGACCGGGCCAGCGGGTGCCCCAGTGCAGGGCAGTCGCTACGCTGCCAACCGCCCCCGCTTCTGCAGGGGCTTCTACATCTGCCGCCGTGGGCCACCCCTGCACGGTCCCAGGGGCGCTGAGGAAGACGTCGACGAAGGTGAGGCCAGTGGCGAAGGCTTCACCAAGGCCCAGGGCCAGAGGCGCCGCCTGCCCGGCGGACCCCAAGACCAAAAGCTGCAGCGCTTTCCGCCCTTCCGCAGGGCCTGGGCCCTGTCTCGCGGCCCTTCGATCCTCGCTCCCACCAGCGGCCCGCGGCCTGCCCACCTGCCCGCGTCTGCCCCAGCCTCAAGGCCCGAGTGCGCCCCTCGGCGGGGGCCCGGCCCCAGCTACCTGCTGAGTCGCCCTAGGGCTCGAGGCATCACTCCTGGTCCAAGACCCTCAGCAGGCATTTCTGAGGAGCTGGAGGCGGAAGACAAGGAAAGCGGGCGTGACGACGGAGGGCCGAAGCAGAAGCCCCCACCACGCTACGGATCCCGCCGCCCCAACAACCCACGCCACCGCCCGCAGCAGGTGCCCGGTGCCCAGGGCCAGGTCAACGTGGGAGGAGAAGGCAAGACCGGGAAGGGCCCTGCGGAAACACCCGTTTCGGTTGCTGTGGCCAAGAAGAACAGCGCCGCTGAGGAGGAGGACACATTGGTCACTGATGTCCCCTCTGCCACCCAGGCCAAGTAA